Proteins co-encoded in one Senegalia massiliensis genomic window:
- a CDS encoding type IV secretory system conjugative DNA transfer family protein, which produces MGFLVEVIIFFLVIAVIYQMFFTKKEHKQYDPRDYEQPDYNKDNYKTKPKDGYTPEPPKGEKRPYAESVPMKDKLKEKDNLDKNTVLLGYNTSNYEELNISDKELNLMTLIVGATGAGKTVTIDTLLELPFKNNDPIIMVDGKGDLEFANKLKKRSEKYNRNFKLFTMDSSVESFHYNCLRHGGFTELKDKIINIFDWSEEHYKLQAERLLQGAFKLLLLPETKELIQKKAIDLKDLTDALNTDTLKGIAEQLGDKGSFMIHILNEVDESAGKGLSNRIKSITESELAHLFVDTFDPMTIDLLESIENNDVVIFSIDALKFPEYAKMVGRLVIADLKTVSPKFAGKNKRVYTVFDEFNVFASEIIVNLINKTRGFGFRNILGTQELADMVMNGDDKLMKQILANTNVKICLRQDVTSSQEELSKSLSTKDIYKSTISTSKTTNSDDVNRGQSITLEEELIYKARDFGRLNIGEAIVFTKVPEFRYGKIKVRMVK; this is translated from the coding sequence ATGGGATTTTTAGTTGAAGTAATAATATTTTTCTTAGTTATAGCAGTTATATATCAGATGTTTTTTACTAAGAAAGAACATAAGCAATATGATCCTAGGGATTATGAACAACCTGATTACAATAAAGATAATTATAAAACTAAACCTAAAGATGGATATACACCTGAACCACCTAAAGGGGAAAAAAGACCTTATGCAGAATCAGTACCTATGAAAGATAAACTTAAGGAAAAGGATAATTTAGATAAAAACACAGTTTTATTAGGTTATAATACTTCTAACTATGAAGAATTAAATATAAGTGATAAAGAGCTTAATTTAATGACTTTAATTGTTGGAGCTACAGGAGCTGGAAAAACGGTTACAATAGATACTTTATTAGAATTACCTTTTAAAAATAATGATCCTATAATTATGGTTGATGGAAAAGGAGATTTAGAATTTGCTAATAAATTAAAGAAAAGATCTGAAAAGTATAATAGAAATTTTAAGCTATTTACTATGGATTCTTCTGTAGAATCTTTTCACTATAATTGTTTAAGGCATGGAGGATTTACCGAATTAAAAGATAAGATAATAAATATATTCGATTGGTCTGAAGAACATTATAAGTTGCAAGCTGAAAGACTTTTGCAAGGTGCTTTTAAATTGTTACTCCTTCCTGAAACTAAAGAATTAATACAAAAGAAAGCTATAGACCTTAAAGATCTAACTGACGCACTTAATACAGATACTTTAAAGGGAATAGCAGAACAATTAGGGGACAAAGGAAGTTTTATGATTCATATTCTTAATGAAGTTGATGAATCAGCGGGAAAGGGGTTATCTAATAGAATTAAATCTATTACAGAAAGTGAATTAGCTCATTTGTTTGTAGATACTTTTGATCCAATGACTATAGACTTATTAGAATCCATAGAAAACAATGATGTAGTTATTTTTTCTATAGATGCTTTAAAATTTCCTGAATATGCAAAAATGGTAGGTAGATTAGTAATAGCTGATTTAAAAACTGTATCTCCTAAATTTGCAGGTAAAAACAAAAGAGTGTATACGGTATTTGATGAATTTAACGTTTTTGCAAGCGAAATTATAGTAAATCTAATAAATAAAACTAGGGGTTTTGGTTTTAGAAACATATTAGGCACACAGGAATTAGCTGATATGGTTATGAATGGCGATGATAAGCTTATGAAACAGATATTAGCTAATACAAATGTAAAGATATGTTTAAGGCAAGATGTTACAAGTTCTCAAGAAGAATTGTCTAAATCATTGAGTACTAAAGATATATATAAATCTACAATAAGTACTTCAAAAACAACTAATTCAGACGATGTTAATAGAGGACAAAGTATAACATTGGAAGAAGAACTTATTTATAAAGCTAGAGATTTTGGAAGATTGAATATAGGGGAAGCTATAGTATTTACAAAAGTACCTGAATTTAGATATGGAAAAATAAAAGTTAGGATGGTGAAATAA